The genomic window TTAGACCTTTAGTTGGAAACACCCCAAAACAAACTCCTAAATTTACTATAGCCTGCACACCAAACCAGACCACGACCCCCTGAGCGACTAATCCATTAAAAAGACGATCCATAGCTATAGCTTGACGTCCTACATTTAATCCCTTTCTAACGAGCAAAACAAAAAGCAGTATTACGAAAAATATACCGACAAAACCAAGCTCTTCTCCAACTACAGCCATAATAAAGTCTGTGTGAGCTTCGGGTAGGTAGTGTAATTTTTCTATGCTTAAACCAAGGCCTTCACCGAAAAAACCTCCACGCCCAACTGCAATTAAAGAATGAGTTAATTGGTATCCTGTATTTTGAGCATGTTCTTGACTGAATGGATCAAGGTATGCAAAAAATCTCTGCATACGCCAAGGAGCAGTTAGTATTGCAGCTATAACCAAAAGAACGGCTGATAAAAACAATAATGAAAACAAGGCAAAACCTAAACCGCCTAAAAGCAGAATGGACATTACAATAGCCACTACTACCATGGTCGCCCCAAGATCAGGCTCATTTATTAAAAGAAAACAAATAATCCCTAAATAGATAATAATTGGAAGAAATCCTTTAAGCCCATGAATACTTTTTTGTTTTCTTACCGTGTAGGCAGATGTAAAAACTATCATGGTCAATTTAGCAAATTCGGATGGCTGAAAATTAAATGGTCCAATGGGAATCCATCTATAGGCATAATTTACTTCTCGACCTATGCCAGGAACTAGCACTAAAGCTAAGAGTAGAAAACAAATGCAATAACCCCAAAAAGCCTTAGAATCCCAAAATTTCATTGGCATTAAAAACGTAAATGCCATTGCGAACAGCCCAATTAATATAAAAATTAACTGTCGAGAGAAAAAATAATACCTTCCAGCATTTACATATTTAGGACCATCACCAAGTGCAATTGAGGATGAGAATACCATGATAAGACCCATAATTAGAAGTGTTCCTACAATGCACAACAATGAGAGATCAATCTCCCTCATTGAAGTTCTAGGATTTCTTTGACTGATAGAGTCTACATAGGAATTCATGCTATCTCACCTTTGGATAGGGCTAATTCATTTATAGCCTCGACAAACTTAACGCCTCGTTCATGATAATTTTTGAACATGTCGATGCTTGCACAAGCTGGAGATAGTAATACCAAGTCACCAGATTGAGCTAGTTTAAAAGACTCTACAACAGCCTCATCTATGGTGTTTACTACAACAACTGGAATAGTTTCTTCAAATTTAAAATCCTTAATATGTAAATAGTGCGAAAGAATATTTTTATCTTTCCCTATAAGAACTATACCTTTGAGACCATTAGATTTAGTTCGATTT from Taylorella equigenitalis ATCC 35865 includes these protein-coding regions:
- the ftsW gene encoding putative lipid II flippase FtsW, with protein sequence MNSYVDSISQRNPRTSMREIDLSLLCIVGTLLIMGLIMVFSSSIALGDGPKYVNAGRYYFFSRQLIFILIGLFAMAFTFLMPMKFWDSKAFWGYCICFLLLALVLVPGIGREVNYAYRWIPIGPFNFQPSEFAKLTMIVFTSAYTVRKQKSIHGLKGFLPIIIYLGIICFLLINEPDLGATMVVVAIVMSILLLGGLGFALFSLLFLSAVLLVIAAILTAPWRMQRFFAYLDPFSQEHAQNTGYQLTHSLIAVGRGGFFGEGLGLSIEKLHYLPEAHTDFIMAVVGEELGFVGIFFVILLFVLLVRKGLNVGRQAIAMDRLFNGLVAQGVVVWFGVQAIVNLGVCFGVFPTKGLTLPFISYGGSSIVISLMAFGLLLRVDYENRCLMRGQKPLGIGASYA